One Pectobacterium colocasium DNA segment encodes these proteins:
- the pyrI gene encoding aspartate carbamoyltransferase regulatory subunit, with amino-acid sequence MTHDNKLQVEAIKRGTVIDHIPAQVGFKLLTLFKLTATDQRITIGLNLPSNHLGRKDLIKIENVFLTEQQANQLAIYAPQATVNQIDDYDVVRKLVPTLPEHITGVLTCPNSNCISRSEPVSSSFSVKQRDGDVHLKCKYCEKEFERQAVLQDR; translated from the coding sequence ATGACACACGATAATAAATTACAGGTTGAAGCGATCAAACGTGGCACGGTGATCGACCACATTCCCGCGCAGGTGGGTTTTAAACTGCTAACGCTGTTTAAACTCACCGCGACAGACCAGCGCATCACCATCGGCCTGAACTTGCCGTCCAACCACCTTGGGCGCAAAGATTTGATCAAGATCGAAAACGTCTTCCTGACCGAACAACAGGCGAATCAGCTGGCGATCTACGCACCACAGGCGACCGTCAATCAGATTGATGACTATGACGTCGTGCGCAAGCTGGTGCCGACGCTGCCAGAGCATATTACTGGCGTGCTCACCTGCCCGAACAGCAACTGCATCAGCCGCAGCGAACCGGTCTCCTCGTCGTTCAGCGTTAAACAGCGCGACGGCGACGTTCATCTGAAGTGTAAGTACTGCGAAAAAGAGTTTGAGCGTCAGGCCGTGCTGCAAGATCGTTAG
- a CDS encoding alpha-E domain-containing protein, with amino-acid sequence MLSRTASELYWMARYLERAESLARVLDVTYKLSMMPSHSQQQHDLALPLNLTMTHDLFQQRYAHFSMNNLLNFFALDNQNPSSIYNCIEMAWNNAHAVRGSLSSEVWECINTTRIDIRNLRHQGVDTIGIDAFFDWVKERSHLFRGAMFGTLLRNDAQCFIRIGTLIERAYATAQLLNVKQQQLHNDPDPVREYYRLDTLLRAVSAREAYHSLYRQPINPETVTELLVLREDIPRSLHACISDLVLQLEAIGSQRARVPQRLAHLLHVELRFSTLDDILAQDLPTYLSHFIGKINELADSIRHTYLEAL; translated from the coding sequence ATGCTAAGCCGCACCGCAAGTGAACTGTATTGGATGGCTCGCTATCTGGAACGAGCGGAAAGCCTCGCCCGCGTGCTGGATGTAACCTACAAACTCTCGATGATGCCGAGCCACAGTCAACAGCAACACGATCTGGCGTTGCCGCTGAATCTGACGATGACGCATGACTTATTCCAGCAGCGTTACGCCCATTTTTCGATGAATAACCTGCTGAATTTCTTCGCGCTGGACAACCAGAACCCGAGCAGTATCTACAACTGTATCGAGATGGCGTGGAACAACGCACACGCGGTGCGTGGCAGCCTCTCTTCCGAGGTGTGGGAGTGCATCAACACCACCCGCATCGACATTCGCAATCTGCGCCATCAGGGCGTGGATACCATCGGGATTGATGCGTTTTTTGACTGGGTAAAAGAGCGCTCCCATCTGTTTCGTGGCGCGATGTTCGGCACCTTGTTACGTAACGATGCGCAGTGCTTTATTCGGATTGGTACGCTGATTGAACGCGCCTATGCAACCGCACAACTGCTGAATGTCAAACAGCAGCAGCTTCATAACGACCCCGACCCGGTACGCGAGTATTACCGTCTGGATACCCTGCTGCGAGCGGTGAGCGCACGCGAAGCCTATCACAGCCTCTATCGCCAGCCGATCAACCCGGAAACCGTGACCGAACTGCTCGTCTTGCGTGAGGACATACCACGCTCTCTGCACGCCTGCATCAGCGATCTGGTTCTGCAACTCGAAGCCATCGGCAGCCAGCGCGCCAGAGTACCGCAGCGGCTTGCCCATCTGCTGCACGTTGAGCTGCGCTTCAGCACATTGGACGACATTCTGGCGCAGGATCTCCCCACCTATCTCAGCCACTTTATCGGCAAAATTAACGAGTTGGCTGACAGTATCCGCCACACCTATCTGGAGGCGTTATGA
- a CDS encoding helix-turn-helix domain-containing protein, with product MNITPQCLPPDRPPAPINRRLVLLAYECLCTFEFGIAVEAFGRTDEVLGEPLYDLSVASVEDGPFGAQGGVRIVVDGGLELLEGAGTIVIPGWRSVHDTASERLIAALQKAHRNGSRIVSICAGSFVLGAAGLLDGKRATAHWNSTDILAQRFPNVQVEHCMIYVDEGSVITSAGGAAGVDLCLHLIRRDYGIDVANRTARRMVTPPLREGNQAQLLQQPVPLRRAKTLAPLLDDLRSHLKMPLVIEKLAAQVGMSRRTFLRRFHDATGTTPGEWMLSVRLEKACALLENDRLSIDRVAEQAGFGSPETLRHHFRQRLNTTPTRWRKAFRDRMNSTLPTGDEHTKSD from the coding sequence ATGAACATAACCCCCCAATGTTTGCCTCCTGACCGTCCTCCTGCTCCGATAAACCGGCGACTGGTGCTGTTGGCGTATGAATGTCTGTGTACATTTGAATTTGGAATTGCGGTCGAAGCATTCGGACGCACCGATGAGGTATTGGGTGAACCGCTGTATGACCTGTCTGTTGCTTCAGTGGAAGACGGCCCTTTTGGTGCGCAAGGCGGTGTGCGGATCGTGGTTGATGGCGGGCTGGAATTGCTCGAAGGCGCGGGGACTATCGTCATTCCTGGCTGGCGTAGCGTTCACGATACGGCATCAGAACGGCTCATTGCGGCGCTGCAAAAGGCGCATCGCAACGGTTCGCGTATTGTGTCAATTTGCGCAGGGAGCTTTGTGCTCGGTGCTGCGGGTTTATTGGATGGTAAACGTGCTACCGCGCATTGGAACAGCACGGATATTCTGGCGCAAAGGTTTCCTAACGTGCAGGTCGAGCACTGCATGATTTACGTCGATGAAGGTAGCGTGATTACCTCTGCGGGGGGCGCTGCGGGTGTTGATTTGTGTCTGCATCTGATCCGACGTGATTACGGAATCGATGTCGCCAATCGTACTGCACGCCGTATGGTCACACCGCCACTGCGTGAAGGCAATCAGGCGCAGCTTCTCCAACAGCCTGTCCCGTTACGTCGGGCGAAAACGCTCGCGCCGCTGCTCGACGATTTGCGCAGTCATCTGAAAATGCCATTGGTGATTGAGAAACTCGCTGCGCAGGTCGGTATGAGTCGCCGCACGTTCTTGCGCCGTTTCCACGATGCTACGGGCACAACGCCGGGCGAATGGATGCTGAGTGTGCGATTGGAGAAGGCCTGTGCGCTGTTGGAAAACGACAGGCTGAGCATCGATCGTGTGGCAGAACAAGCGGGTTTCGGCTCGCCCGAAACGCTGCGACATCATTTTCGACAACGGCTTAACACGACGCCGACGCGCTGGCGAAAAGCGTTTAGAGACCGAATGAACAGCACGCTACCCACCGGGGATGAGCATACTAAGAGCGATTAA
- a CDS encoding transglutaminase family protein — translation MKLTINHLTHYRYDEEVKFSTQYLRLTPQDSAHQRIREWKLTLPVPAVQTTDAYGNVLHVLTLDHPHHDITIHAEGIVDIIDSGESVNPNEQDTLSPLVFLRMTPLTEADDAIRAFAQRYYRQDAPEESLNTLMAELQLKMPYTPGATQVQDTAAAAFALQKGVCQDHTHVFLACCRSLAIPARYVSGYVYSQDTQHVAMHAWAEVWLNGTWQGFDITNSTRKLHQHLWLAVGMDYLDACPVRGTRLGGGCEEMFSEAEVRLFARQQQVQQQQ, via the coding sequence ATGAAACTAACCATCAATCACCTTACGCACTACCGCTACGATGAAGAAGTGAAATTCAGCACCCAGTATCTACGCCTGACACCGCAAGATTCAGCGCACCAGAGAATACGGGAATGGAAACTGACATTACCAGTTCCCGCCGTTCAAACCACCGATGCGTATGGCAATGTGTTGCATGTACTGACGCTCGACCATCCACACCATGACATTACGATTCATGCAGAAGGCATCGTTGATATCATCGACAGCGGCGAAAGCGTAAATCCAAACGAACAGGACACGCTGTCACCGCTGGTTTTTTTACGCATGACGCCGCTCACCGAAGCTGACGACGCTATTCGGGCGTTTGCACAGCGTTATTATCGTCAGGATGCGCCGGAAGAAAGCCTGAATACGCTGATGGCGGAATTACAGTTGAAAATGCCGTATACTCCCGGCGCAACGCAGGTTCAGGATACCGCAGCCGCCGCATTTGCCCTGCAAAAAGGCGTTTGTCAGGATCATACGCATGTTTTTCTGGCCTGCTGCCGCAGCCTGGCTATCCCTGCGCGCTATGTCAGCGGCTACGTATATAGTCAGGACACCCAGCATGTTGCCATGCATGCCTGGGCAGAAGTCTGGCTGAACGGGACGTGGCAGGGGTTCGACATTACTAACAGCACCCGTAAACTCCACCAGCATCTGTGGCTAGCCGTGGGGATGGATTATCTGGATGCTTGCCCGGTACGGGGAACGCGGCTGGGAGGCGGATGCGAAGAGATGTTTTCAGAAGCTGAAGTACGTTTGTTTGCGCGGCAACAGCAGGTACAGCAGCAACAGTAA
- a CDS encoding proteasome-type protease, translated as MTYCVAMCLSDGLVFASDSRTNAGVDHIATFKKLHVFQHDAERVFVIQCAGNLATTQSIISLLSARINAQHTPNLMQMGSMYDAAMLLGETVREVIHRDSSAQQNGSNTNFGCNLLLGGQIGGDTHRLFHIYPEGNFIEATPDTPYFQIGESKYGKPIIDRVLTMDTPLEQAMCCALISIDSTLRSNLSVGLPLDVMMYRTDSFDSSEQQRITENNAYFSTIRKAWSEGLLNTFRQLPPFPDSKP; from the coding sequence ATGACGTACTGCGTCGCCATGTGTCTGTCTGACGGTCTGGTTTTTGCTTCCGACTCCCGCACCAATGCCGGCGTTGATCACATTGCAACTTTCAAAAAGCTGCATGTTTTTCAACACGACGCAGAACGGGTTTTCGTGATCCAATGCGCGGGGAACTTGGCAACGACGCAAAGTATCATCAGCCTGCTCAGTGCCCGAATCAATGCGCAACACACGCCGAACCTGATGCAGATGGGGTCGATGTATGATGCCGCCATGCTGCTTGGGGAAACCGTGCGGGAAGTCATCCACCGTGATAGCAGCGCACAGCAAAATGGCAGCAACACCAACTTCGGCTGTAACCTGCTGCTGGGCGGGCAAATCGGTGGTGACACACATCGGCTATTTCATATTTATCCCGAAGGTAACTTCATTGAGGCGACGCCGGATACCCCCTACTTCCAAATCGGCGAAAGCAAATACGGTAAACCGATTATCGATCGTGTATTAACCATGGATACACCGCTGGAACAGGCCATGTGCTGTGCGCTGATTTCCATCGATTCTACGCTGCGCAGCAACTTGTCGGTCGGCTTGCCGTTGGACGTCATGATGTACCGCACCGATAGCTTTGACAGCAGCGAACAACAACGCATCACTGAAAACAACGCGTATTTTTCCACTATCCGTAAAGCCTGGTCTGAAGGGTTGCTAAACACGTTCCGCCAGCTTCCCCCTTTCCCTGACAGCAAACCGTAA
- the rraB gene encoding ribonuclease E inhibitor RraB has product MANRELLEEQREETRLIIEELLDDGSDPDALYTIEHHFSAEKFEVLEKVAVEAFKLGYEVTDAEELEVEDGVLLMCCDAISEVALNAELIDAQVEQLLALAERHGVNYDGWGTYFEDPDGEGEEDGDDEDFYDEDDDGKRH; this is encoded by the coding sequence ATGGCAAACCGCGAATTACTGGAAGAGCAACGGGAAGAGACACGCCTGATCATCGAAGAACTGCTGGATGACGGCAGCGATCCTGACGCGCTCTATACCATTGAACACCATTTCTCTGCTGAGAAGTTTGAAGTGTTGGAAAAAGTCGCTGTAGAAGCCTTCAAACTGGGCTACGAAGTGACGGATGCGGAAGAGTTGGAAGTTGAAGATGGTGTGTTGCTGATGTGCTGTGATGCCATCAGCGAAGTTGCGCTAAATGCGGAACTGATCGACGCACAGGTAGAACAACTGCTGGCACTGGCGGAACGCCACGGCGTAAATTACGACGGTTGGGGCACCTACTTCGAAGATCCCGATGGTGAAGGCGAAGAAGACGGGGATGATGAAGATTTTTATGACGAAGACGATGACGGCAAACGTCATTAA
- a CDS encoding YhcH/YjgK/YiaL family protein: MITGNVHHLELVPYLPAKLREAIEYVKQNITADTPLGKHDIEGNSVFVLISNDSTDLLEKRRAEYHAKYLDIQIVLSGVEGMTFSNLPAGKPDTDWLADKDIAFLPAGEQEKQFVMQEGDFVVFFPGEVHKPLCAVGEPAHVRKAVVKIDASLVR; this comes from the coding sequence ATGATTACTGGCAATGTCCACCACCTTGAACTGGTTCCTTATCTGCCTGCCAAACTGCGTGAAGCGATTGAATACGTGAAGCAAAATATTACGGCAGATACGCCGCTGGGCAAGCATGATATTGAGGGCAACAGCGTGTTTGTGCTGATCTCCAACGACAGCACCGATCTGCTGGAAAAACGCCGCGCTGAGTATCATGCCAAATATCTGGACATTCAGATTGTGCTGTCCGGTGTGGAAGGAATGACGTTCAGTAATCTGCCTGCGGGCAAGCCGGATACCGATTGGCTGGCGGATAAAGACATTGCCTTCCTGCCAGCGGGCGAGCAGGAAAAACAGTTTGTGATGCAGGAAGGGGATTTTGTCGTCTTCTTCCCAGGGGAAGTGCACAAACCGCTGTGTGCCGTTGGTGAACCCGCGCACGTGCGCAAAGCCGTGGTGAAAATCGACGCATCGCTGGTGAGGTAA
- a CDS encoding circularly permuted type 2 ATP-grasp protein — protein MIKMQLPSAPYYDEMLSSQGQQRQHYNSYWQWLQQTDQQAIKQKKEQAELLFHRVGITFNVYGEEGGTERLIPFDSVPRIIPAHEWQLLDRGIRQRVQALNAFLYDIYHQQHILNAGIIPREQVLANEQYQPCMQGVNLHNNIYAHITGIDMVRNSDGNYYVLEDNLRTPSGVSYMLENRKMMMRLYPDLFASQHIAPVERYPSYLLQTLRESTQVDDPTVVVLTPGRFNSAYFEHSFLAQQMGVELVESADLFVKAGAVYMRTTEGPCQVDVIYRRVDDAFLDPLAFRADSMLGVPGLLSVYRAGGVVLANAVGTGVADDKSIYPYVPEMIRFYLSEEPILSNIPTWQCRDPKDLRYVLDHLDSMVVKEVHGAGGYGMLVGPRATRQEIETFRQRLLAHPHNYIGQETLALSTCPTFIDDGLAPRHIDLRPFALSGEEIRLIPGGLTRVALTEGSLVVNSSQGGGTKDTWVMEGDESC, from the coding sequence ATGATAAAAATGCAACTTCCATCTGCGCCTTATTATGACGAGATGCTTTCGTCGCAAGGCCAACAACGTCAACATTACAATTCCTATTGGCAATGGCTTCAGCAAACTGACCAACAGGCCATTAAACAGAAGAAAGAGCAGGCGGAACTGCTGTTTCACCGCGTCGGTATTACCTTTAACGTTTATGGCGAAGAAGGCGGCACCGAGCGCCTCATTCCGTTCGATAGCGTACCACGCATTATTCCCGCTCATGAATGGCAGTTACTCGATCGCGGTATTCGTCAACGAGTACAGGCGCTTAACGCGTTTCTCTACGACATTTATCATCAACAGCACATTCTCAACGCGGGCATTATTCCCCGTGAACAGGTGCTGGCCAACGAGCAATATCAGCCCTGTATGCAGGGAGTAAACCTGCACAACAACATTTATGCCCATATCACCGGGATTGATATGGTGCGCAACAGCGACGGGAATTATTACGTGCTGGAAGACAATTTGCGTACCCCATCCGGCGTCTCTTATATGCTGGAAAATCGCAAAATGATGATGCGCCTCTACCCGGATTTGTTTGCCAGCCAGCACATCGCCCCCGTCGAACGCTACCCTAGCTACCTGCTGCAAACGCTGCGTGAAAGTACGCAGGTCGACGATCCCACCGTGGTCGTGCTGACGCCGGGCCGTTTCAACAGCGCCTACTTTGAACACAGCTTTCTGGCACAGCAAATGGGCGTCGAACTGGTAGAAAGTGCGGATTTGTTCGTCAAAGCGGGTGCCGTCTATATGCGCACCACAGAAGGGCCTTGTCAGGTGGATGTGATTTATCGCCGTGTCGATGATGCCTTCCTTGACCCGTTAGCCTTTCGCGCTGATTCGATGCTCGGTGTACCCGGTCTCTTATCCGTTTATCGTGCGGGGGGCGTCGTGTTAGCGAACGCCGTCGGTACTGGCGTTGCCGACGATAAATCCATTTATCCCTATGTGCCGGAGATGATCCGCTTCTATCTTTCTGAAGAACCAATCCTCAGCAACATTCCTACCTGGCAGTGCCGCGATCCGAAAGATCTCCGCTATGTGCTCGATCATCTGGACAGCATGGTAGTGAAGGAAGTCCACGGTGCAGGCGGCTACGGCATGTTGGTCGGCCCACGCGCGACACGTCAGGAAATCGAGACGTTCCGTCAGCGTTTACTGGCGCACCCGCACAACTATATCGGTCAGGAAACACTGGCGCTCTCTACGTGTCCGACGTTTATCGATGATGGCTTAGCACCTCGTCATATCGATCTTCGCCCTTTTGCCCTCTCCGGCGAGGAAATCCGTCTGATCCCCGGCGGCCTGACACGCGTTGCCCTTACCGAAGGCTCTCTGGTCGTCAACTCCTCACAAGGCGGTGGCACCAAGGACACCTGGGTCATGGAAGGAGACGAATCATGCTAA
- a CDS encoding MFS transporter gives MKNMLALMAVCLAALMSGLEISSVPVILPVLEKEMQASFRELQWIMNAYTLACTTVLMATGTLADRYGRKRVFIISIIAFGLTSVMCGLAESPQWLIVGRSLQGLSGGAMLTCLIAILSFQFPQGAPRSRAFAAWGITFGFGLGFGPMIGGVLVAWLSWQWVFLVHGFIALLTLILTLKNVVESRDNAVKKLDLSGIVTLSSMVMGATYLITQGSSLGWDSLAARIILRFTVLSAGLFIWVEKRHPYPMFDFSVFRIRPFSGALMGSMGMNFSFWPLMIYLPVYYQSGLGYSSLATGLALLAYTLPTLIMPPLGEKLVVRFGAARVIPIGLFTIGTGFMLMTFAAAHHLSLLPGALLAGAALGLINTPVTNTTTGSVSGDRAGMASGIDISARLITLSINIALMGNLLVAGVAEGLKGVVSEDIDALAERIAGGGEVMTLTTEVASRALAEGFGCILLYGAGGVWVLALLSHLLFNFKFAVRVKREE, from the coding sequence ATGAAGAATATGTTGGCACTGATGGCGGTCTGTCTGGCTGCACTCATGTCAGGGCTGGAGATTTCCAGCGTGCCGGTCATTTTACCCGTGCTGGAAAAAGAGATGCAGGCCAGTTTCAGGGAATTGCAGTGGATTATGAATGCCTATACGTTGGCCTGCACGACGGTACTGATGGCGACCGGCACGCTGGCGGATCGCTACGGTCGTAAACGTGTCTTTATCATCAGCATCATCGCGTTCGGGCTAACCTCGGTCATGTGTGGGCTAGCGGAAAGCCCGCAGTGGCTGATCGTCGGGCGCTCTCTTCAGGGATTGAGCGGTGGGGCAATGCTGACCTGCCTGATTGCCATTCTCTCGTTCCAGTTTCCACAAGGGGCACCACGCAGTCGTGCTTTTGCGGCCTGGGGGATTACGTTTGGATTTGGGCTGGGGTTCGGGCCGATGATCGGCGGTGTATTGGTTGCCTGGCTAAGCTGGCAGTGGGTGTTTCTGGTTCACGGTTTTATCGCCTTACTGACGCTGATTCTGACGTTGAAAAATGTGGTGGAATCTCGTGACAACGCGGTTAAAAAACTCGACCTCAGTGGCATTGTTACGCTGTCGAGCATGGTCATGGGCGCAACCTACCTCATTACACAGGGTAGCAGTTTGGGGTGGGACAGCCTTGCCGCACGTATTATCCTGCGGTTTACGGTACTGAGCGCGGGGCTATTTATCTGGGTGGAGAAACGCCATCCGTATCCCATGTTTGATTTTTCTGTATTCCGCATTCGCCCCTTTTCCGGTGCGCTCATGGGCTCGATGGGGATGAATTTCAGCTTCTGGCCGCTGATGATTTACCTCCCCGTCTATTATCAGAGCGGGCTGGGATACAGCAGCCTCGCGACCGGGCTCGCGTTGCTGGCTTATACCTTACCGACCCTGATAATGCCGCCTCTCGGCGAAAAACTGGTGGTGCGCTTTGGTGCTGCGCGCGTCATTCCGATAGGGCTATTCACCATTGGTACCGGTTTTATGCTGATGACATTCGCCGCCGCACATCATCTGAGCCTACTTCCGGGCGCGCTGCTGGCGGGAGCAGCCCTCGGTCTAATCAATACGCCGGTGACCAACACGACGACGGGTTCCGTCTCGGGCGATCGGGCAGGAATGGCTTCTGGCATTGATATCAGCGCACGGTTGATTACGCTTTCGATAAACATCGCATTGATGGGAAATTTACTGGTTGCGGGAGTAGCCGAGGGCTTGAAGGGGGTCGTGTCAGAGGATATTGATGCACTCGCAGAACGCATTGCCGGAGGTGGGGAAGTCATGACGCTCACCACAGAGGTGGCATCGAGAGCGTTGGCAGAAGGATTCGGCTGTATTCTGTTATACGGTGCGGGAGGCGTTTGGGTGCTGGCGCTCCTGAGCCACTTATTGTTCAATTTCAAATTCGCCGTCAGGGTTAAGCGCGAAGAATAA
- the ridA gene encoding 2-iminobutanoate/2-iminopropanoate deaminase, with product MSRIISTEHAPAAIGPYVQGVDLGSMIITSGQIPVNPKSGLVADNITAQTRQSLENVQAIVEAAGLKVSDIVKTTVFVKDLHDFTLVNTAYEAFFNEHDAPFPARSCVEVARLPKDVKIEIEAIAVRR from the coding sequence ATGTCACGCATTATCAGCACTGAGCACGCCCCTGCCGCCATCGGCCCCTATGTTCAGGGCGTTGACCTCGGCAGCATGATCATCACGTCCGGCCAGATTCCGGTGAACCCGAAAAGCGGTCTGGTAGCAGATAACATCACCGCTCAGACGCGCCAGTCACTGGAAAACGTACAGGCGATTGTGGAAGCCGCTGGCCTGAAAGTTTCCGATATCGTGAAAACCACGGTATTCGTGAAAGACCTGCACGACTTCACTCTGGTGAATACCGCCTATGAAGCCTTCTTCAACGAGCACGATGCCCCGTTCCCAGCTCGCTCTTGCGTTGAAGTTGCACGCCTGCCAAAAGACGTGAAGATCGAAATCGAAGCGATCGCCGTTCGTCGCTAA
- the pyrB gene encoding aspartate carbamoyltransferase, whose amino-acid sequence MVNPLYQKHIISINDLSREDLELTLRVAASLKAKPQPELLKHKVIASCFFEASTRTRLSFETAMHRLGASVVGFADSNNTSLGKKGETLADTISVIGQYVDAIVMRHPQEGASRLATEFSNGIPVLNAGDGANQHPTQTLLDLFTIQETQGRLNNINIAMVGDLKYGRTVHSLTQALAKFEGNRFYFIAPDALAMPDYILSMLKEKNIAYSLHNSIDEVVGELDILYMTRVQKERLDPSEYINIKSQFVLRAADLHSARSNLKVLHPLPRVDEITIDVDATPYAYYFQQAGNGIYARQALLALVLNRELVL is encoded by the coding sequence ATGGTCAATCCGCTCTATCAAAAACATATTATTTCGATTAACGACCTCAGTCGGGAAGATTTGGAACTGACGCTGCGTGTCGCCGCCAGCCTGAAAGCCAAGCCTCAGCCTGAGCTGTTAAAGCATAAAGTGATTGCCAGCTGTTTCTTCGAGGCCTCCACCCGGACGCGTTTGTCTTTTGAAACCGCGATGCATCGCCTCGGCGCCTCCGTCGTCGGCTTCGCCGACAGCAACAACACGTCGCTGGGGAAAAAGGGCGAAACGCTGGCCGATACTATTTCCGTGATCGGCCAATATGTGGATGCCATCGTGATGCGTCACCCGCAGGAAGGCGCTTCCCGCCTTGCGACCGAGTTCTCCAACGGTATTCCGGTACTGAACGCTGGCGACGGCGCGAACCAGCACCCCACGCAGACGCTGCTCGATTTGTTCACCATTCAGGAAACGCAGGGGCGGCTGAACAACATCAATATCGCGATGGTCGGTGATTTGAAATACGGCCGCACCGTGCATTCACTCACGCAGGCGCTGGCGAAGTTTGAAGGCAACCGCTTCTACTTCATCGCCCCGGACGCACTGGCGATGCCAGACTACATTCTGAGTATGCTGAAAGAGAAAAATATTGCTTACAGCCTGCACAACAGCATCGACGAAGTCGTCGGCGAGCTGGATATCCTGTACATGACACGCGTGCAGAAAGAGCGTCTGGATCCGTCCGAGTACATCAACATCAAATCCCAGTTTGTCCTGCGCGCAGCCGACCTGCACAGCGCTCGCTCGAATTTGAAAGTGCTGCACCCGCTGCCGCGCGTCGATGAGATCACCATTGATGTAGATGCCACGCCCTACGCCTATTATTTCCAGCAGGCAGGCAACGGTATTTACGCCCGTCAGGCGCTGCTGGCGCTGGTCCTGAATCGCGAACTGGTTCTGTAA
- the argF gene encoding ornithine carbamoyltransferase produces the protein MQPFYKRHFLRLMDFTPAEIANLLALSTKLKADKKNGTEVRRLQGKNIALIFEKDSTRTRCSFEVAAYDQGAQVTYLGPSGSQIGHKESIKDTARVLGRMYDGIQYRGYGQQIVETLAQYAGVPVWNGLTNEFHPTQLLADLLTMQEHLPGKPLSEMTLVYVGDARNNMGNTMLEAAALTGLDLRLVAPKACWPDAGLVAECQAAAEQTGGSITLTEDIAAGVAGADFIYTDVWVSMGEPKETWQERIALLKPYQVNMAMIAATGNPQVKFLHCLPAFHDDQTTMGQQMAEQYGLHGGMEVTDEVFESAHSIVFDQAENRMHTIKAVMVATLVQD, from the coding sequence ATGCAACCGTTCTATAAGCGTCATTTTTTAAGGTTAATGGATTTTACACCCGCAGAGATTGCCAATCTTTTAGCCCTGTCAACGAAACTGAAAGCCGATAAAAAAAACGGGACAGAAGTCCGCCGCCTGCAAGGTAAAAACATCGCACTCATCTTCGAAAAAGATTCGACTCGTACTCGCTGCTCTTTCGAAGTTGCTGCATACGATCAGGGCGCGCAAGTGACCTATCTCGGCCCAAGCGGCAGCCAAATCGGCCATAAAGAATCCATCAAGGATACGGCTCGCGTACTGGGAAGAATGTACGACGGCATTCAATATCGCGGCTACGGTCAACAGATTGTCGAAACGCTGGCGCAATACGCTGGCGTGCCAGTCTGGAACGGGCTGACGAACGAATTCCACCCTACGCAGCTACTGGCGGATCTGCTGACGATGCAGGAGCATTTGCCGGGTAAACCGCTGTCGGAGATGACGCTCGTTTACGTGGGCGATGCGCGCAACAATATGGGCAACACCATGCTGGAAGCGGCGGCACTGACGGGGCTGGATTTACGCCTTGTCGCGCCAAAAGCCTGCTGGCCGGATGCCGGCCTGGTAGCGGAGTGTCAGGCTGCGGCAGAACAAACCGGCGGCAGCATCACGCTGACGGAAGATATCGCCGCTGGCGTCGCGGGCGCAGATTTCATTTATACCGATGTCTGGGTGTCCATGGGGGAACCGAAAGAAACCTGGCAGGAGCGTATCGCACTGCTGAAACCCTATCAGGTAAACATGGCGATGATCGCCGCGACGGGTAATCCGCAGGTGAAGTTCCTGCACTGCCTGCCCGCTTTCCACGACGATCAGACGACGATGGGCCAACAAATGGCGGAACAGTATGGTCTGCACGGTGGAATGGAAGTCACGGATGAGGTCTTTGAATCCGCGCACAGCATCGTGTTCGATCAGGCGGAAAACCGCATGCACACCATCAAAGCGGTGATGGTCGCCACGCTGGTGCAGGATTAA